The proteins below come from a single Afipia felis ATCC 53690 genomic window:
- a CDS encoding CheR family methyltransferase: protein MIQAEYDFLRKLLKERSGLVLSDDKQYLIESRLMPLVRRANLGSLGELVAELRRGVENTICDVVEAMTTNETFFFRDKIPFDHFKDSVLPELIKARANRKNLRIWCAAASTGQEPYSLAMILKDFAQMLSGWRVEIVATDLSQEVLEKCKSGIYSQFEVQRGLPIQKLVTHFKQIGETWQINADIRAMVQFRPLNLLNDFSSLGKFDVIFCRNVLIYFDQTTKADVLNRMMKVNEPDGYLFLGAAETVVGLTDAYRPCQQRRGVYLPKVASPSIAPAMGAGGFRATMAAR from the coding sequence GTGATTCAGGCTGAATACGATTTTCTGCGCAAGCTCCTGAAGGAACGATCCGGCCTCGTTTTGTCAGACGACAAGCAGTACCTGATCGAAAGCCGTCTCATGCCGCTCGTGCGCAGGGCGAATCTGGGTAGCCTGGGTGAACTTGTCGCCGAACTGCGGCGCGGCGTGGAAAACACGATCTGCGACGTGGTCGAGGCGATGACCACCAACGAGACGTTCTTTTTCCGCGACAAGATTCCGTTCGATCATTTCAAGGACAGCGTTCTGCCCGAACTCATCAAGGCGCGGGCCAATCGCAAGAATCTTCGTATCTGGTGCGCGGCAGCCTCGACCGGGCAGGAGCCCTATTCGCTGGCGATGATCCTGAAGGATTTCGCTCAGATGCTGTCCGGCTGGCGGGTGGAAATCGTCGCGACGGATCTCTCGCAGGAAGTGCTCGAGAAGTGCAAGAGCGGCATCTACAGTCAGTTCGAAGTCCAGCGCGGTCTGCCGATCCAGAAACTTGTCACCCACTTCAAGCAGATCGGCGAGACCTGGCAGATCAATGCCGATATCCGCGCCATGGTGCAGTTCAGGCCGCTCAATCTGCTCAACGACTTCTCGAGCCTCGGCAAGTTCGACGTGATCTTCTGCCGGAACGTGCTGATCTATTTTGACCAGACGACCAAGGCCGACGTCCTCAACCGGATGATGAAGGTGAACGAGCCGGACGGCTATCTCTTCCTCGGTGCGGCCGAAACGGTGGTTGGGCTCACGGACGCCTATCGTCCCTGCCAGCAGCGCCGCGGCGTGTATCTTCCGAAGGTTGCATCGCCCTCGATCGCGCCCGCCATGGGGGCAGGTGGTTTCCGGGCGACGATGGCTGCGCGATAA
- a CDS encoding protein-glutamate methylesterase/protein-glutamine glutaminase, whose translation MSIDLAPASHPVSMSGERIRIMVVDDSAIIRGIITRWIEAETDMVVVASCRTGLDAVNQIERINPDAVILDIEMPDMDGITALPLLLAKKRDLVVIMASTLTLRNAEISLKALSLGASDYIPKPESNHLGGADTFRHELVQKIRHLTARLVRRRVPSPPLAPAASLQPAAVAAPLHHAPTKFSLRPFNNVRPKALLIGSSTGGPQALTTLAAELAPIVDRVPVLITQHMPPTFTTILAQHVGRVSARPTYEGTNGQVVRQGNIYIAPGGLHMRVGRQGGNVAISLDDGPQINFCRPAVDPLFMSAIDVWKGDLLAVILTGMGSDGMRGGRDIVTAGGNVIAQDEATSVVWGMPGAAAQAGICSAVLPLNQIGQKIQKILSGDFS comes from the coding sequence ATGAGTATCGATCTGGCACCCGCCTCTCATCCCGTCTCAATGAGTGGCGAGCGCATTCGAATCATGGTGGTTGATGATTCAGCCATCATTCGCGGCATCATCACGCGTTGGATCGAAGCCGAGACCGACATGGTGGTGGTGGCCTCGTGTCGCACTGGCCTCGATGCGGTCAATCAGATCGAGCGGATCAATCCCGACGCCGTGATCCTCGACATCGAGATGCCGGATATGGACGGCATCACTGCACTTCCGCTGCTGCTGGCGAAGAAGCGCGACCTTGTCGTCATCATGGCCTCGACATTGACGCTGCGGAACGCCGAGATCAGCCTTAAGGCGCTGTCGCTCGGTGCCTCCGACTACATTCCGAAGCCGGAAAGCAATCATCTGGGCGGCGCGGATACCTTCCGGCACGAACTGGTGCAGAAGATTCGTCACCTCACGGCGCGCCTTGTGCGTCGCCGCGTGCCGAGCCCGCCGCTGGCACCTGCCGCTTCGCTGCAGCCAGCCGCGGTGGCGGCACCGCTTCATCACGCGCCGACGAAGTTTTCGCTGCGTCCATTCAATAACGTGAGACCGAAGGCGCTTTTGATCGGCTCCTCGACCGGCGGGCCCCAGGCGTTGACCACGCTCGCCGCCGAGTTGGCACCGATCGTCGACAGGGTGCCTGTCCTGATTACCCAGCACATGCCGCCGACCTTCACCACTATTCTCGCCCAGCATGTCGGCCGCGTCAGTGCCCGGCCGACGTATGAGGGGACGAACGGGCAGGTCGTCAGGCAGGGCAATATCTATATCGCACCGGGCGGGCTGCACATGCGCGTGGGGCGTCAGGGCGGCAATGTCGCGATCTCGCTCGATGACGGCCCCCAAATCAATTTCTGCCGTCCTGCGGTGGACCCTCTTTTCATGTCGGCGATCGATGTCTGGAAGGGCGATCTGCTGGCGGTCATCCTTACGGGTATGGGGTCCGATGGCATGCGCGGCGGTAGGGACATCGTCACCGCCGGCGGCAACGTAATCGCGCAAGACGAAGCGACATCGGTGGTGTGGGGAATGCCGGGTGCGGCCGCGCAGGCCGGCATCTGTTCCGCGGTCTTGCCGCTCAATCAGATCGGCCAAAAAATACAAAAAATCCTTTCAGGAGATTTCTCGTGA
- a CDS encoding response regulator: MKTCLVVDDSSVIRKVARRILEGLNFEIIEAEDGEKAMEVCKRGLPDAVLLDWNMPVMDGHEFLRNLRMMPNGEKPKVVFCTTENDVAHIARALHAGANEYIMKPFDKEIVTAKFQEVGLI, from the coding sequence ATGAAAACATGTCTCGTCGTTGATGATTCCAGCGTGATCCGCAAGGTCGCGCGCCGAATCCTGGAAGGCCTGAACTTCGAAATCATCGAAGCCGAAGACGGCGAGAAGGCGATGGAAGTTTGCAAGCGCGGTCTTCCCGACGCCGTGCTGCTCGACTGGAATATGCCGGTGATGGATGGCCATGAATTTCTGCGCAACCTGCGCATGATGCCGAACGGCGAAAAGCCCAAGGTGGTTTTCTGCACCACGGAGAACGATGTCGCTCATATCGCGCGCGCGCTTCATGCAGGCGCGAACGAGTACATTATGAAGCCGTTCGACAAGGAAATCGTCACCGCGAAGTTTCAGGAAGTCGGCCTGATTTAA
- a CDS encoding chemotaxis protein CheW, whose product MDQQVQKTDGHITEYVTAMIGGQLFGLPISRVQDVFMPERLTRVPLASDDIAGVLNLRGRIVTAIDMRARLGLPKIEDGRPPMAIGVDHRGESYGLLIDSIGEVMKLSDDSREMNPVNLDRGMEKVAGGIHRLDGQLMVVLDIDRVLEIAPDMMAA is encoded by the coding sequence ATGGACCAGCAAGTTCAGAAAACCGACGGCCACATCACCGAGTACGTCACCGCTATGATCGGCGGCCAATTGTTCGGCCTGCCGATCTCTCGTGTGCAGGACGTGTTCATGCCCGAGCGGCTGACCCGCGTGCCGCTCGCTTCCGACGATATCGCAGGCGTTCTCAACCTGCGCGGCCGGATCGTCACCGCGATCGACATGCGTGCGCGCCTCGGTCTGCCGAAAATCGAGGATGGCCGGCCGCCGATGGCGATCGGCGTCGATCATCGCGGCGAGTCCTATGGACTGCTGATCGATTCGATCGGGGAAGTCATGAAGTTGTCCGACGACAGCCGGGAGATGAATCCGGTCAATCTCGATCGCGGCATGGAGAAAGTGGCGGGTGGCATCCATCGGCTCGACGGCCAGTTGATGGTGGTGCTCGATATCGACCGGGTACTGGAGATTGCTCCTGACATGATGGCGGCTTGA
- a CDS encoding hybrid sensor histidine kinase/response regulator, with translation MDDMLREFLTETNESLDTVDNQLVRFEQDPNNAKILDNIFRLVHTIKGTCGFLGLPRLEALAHAAETLMGKFRDGMPVTGEAVSLILNTIDRIKDILGELESSEAEPEGSDPDLIGALEKMVEVGMASMESSAPAPAASPPAASSGGAAQGTLVEQTLERALRPGEVSLDELERAFRETAVETVAAPVAAPVAAAAPAPAAVAPASKPAAKPAAKPAARKAGGEGEATEADKVSAQSIRVNVDALEHLMTMVSELVLTRNQLLEISRRHEENEFKVPLQRLSNVTAELQEGVMKTRMQPIGNAWQKLPRIVRDLSAELGKQIELEMHGADTELDRQVLDLIKDPLTHMVRNSADHGLESTAARVAAGKPEVGTIRVSAYHEGGHIIICIADNGQGLNTERIKQKALQNGIVTEAELEKMSEAQIHKFIFAPGFSTAAAVTSVSGRGVGMDVVRTNIDQIGGTIDVKSVPGEGSSFTIKIPLTLAIVSALIVESAGERFAIPQIAVVELVRARANSDHRIERIKDTPVLRLRNKLLPLLHLRKLLKIDDGQEIDPENGFIVVMQVGSQTFGIVVDGVFHTEEIVVKPMSTKLRHINMFSGNTILGDGAVIMIIDPNGISQSVGNSMSAQSDMMDENAAARVAGSEQLTSLLVFHAGNTQPKAVPLALVTRLEEIAAEKIEFSNGRHMVQYRDHLMPLVSMEGVTVRNEGVQPILVFVDDGRSMGLVVDEIVDIVEESLNIEVASAQEGLLGSAVIKGQATEVIDVGHFLPMAFADWFTRKDMQRSSLTQEILLVDDSAFFRNMLAPVLKAAGYSVQTATNASEGLNILRGGKQFNVILTDIEMPEMNGFEFAEAVRADQRNNETPIIALSSLVSPAAIERGRQVGFHDYVAKFDRPGLIAALKEQAARDHRAA, from the coding sequence ATGGATGATATGTTGCGTGAGTTCCTGACGGAAACGAACGAGAGCCTCGATACCGTCGATAACCAATTGGTTCGTTTTGAACAGGATCCGAATAACGCGAAGATCCTGGATAATATTTTCCGGCTTGTTCACACCATCAAAGGGACGTGCGGCTTTCTCGGCCTGCCGCGCCTCGAGGCGCTGGCCCACGCGGCCGAAACCCTGATGGGCAAATTCCGCGATGGCATGCCGGTGACCGGCGAAGCCGTGTCGCTGATCCTCAACACTATCGATCGCATCAAGGACATCTTGGGCGAACTCGAATCCAGCGAGGCCGAGCCGGAAGGCTCCGACCCTGATCTGATCGGCGCACTGGAGAAGATGGTCGAAGTCGGCATGGCTTCGATGGAGAGCAGCGCGCCTGCGCCTGCTGCTTCTCCTCCTGCGGCCTCTTCCGGTGGCGCGGCGCAAGGCACGCTGGTGGAGCAGACCTTGGAGCGCGCATTGCGCCCCGGCGAGGTCTCGCTCGATGAACTGGAGCGCGCATTCCGCGAAACCGCAGTCGAGACGGTGGCGGCCCCTGTTGCGGCCCCTGTTGCGGCTGCTGCGCCGGCACCTGCTGCGGTAGCCCCCGCGTCCAAGCCAGCCGCGAAGCCCGCTGCAAAACCGGCCGCACGTAAGGCAGGCGGCGAGGGTGAAGCAACCGAGGCCGACAAGGTCTCGGCGCAGTCGATCCGCGTCAACGTCGACGCGCTCGAACATCTGATGACGATGGTGTCCGAGCTGGTGCTGACCCGCAACCAGTTGCTGGAAATCAGCCGCCGTCACGAGGAGAACGAATTCAAGGTGCCGCTGCAGCGCCTCTCCAATGTTACTGCCGAACTGCAGGAAGGCGTCATGAAGACGCGCATGCAGCCAATCGGCAACGCCTGGCAGAAGCTGCCGCGCATTGTACGCGACCTGTCGGCCGAACTCGGCAAGCAGATTGAACTCGAGATGCATGGCGCCGACACCGAACTCGACCGCCAGGTGCTCGACCTCATCAAGGATCCGCTGACGCATATGGTGCGCAACTCGGCCGACCACGGTCTGGAAAGCACCGCCGCGCGTGTTGCCGCGGGCAAGCCCGAAGTCGGTACCATTCGCGTCTCCGCCTATCATGAAGGCGGCCACATCATCATTTGCATCGCCGACAACGGTCAGGGGCTTAACACCGAACGTATCAAGCAGAAGGCGCTGCAGAACGGCATCGTCACCGAAGCTGAGCTTGAGAAGATGAGCGAAGCTCAGATTCACAAGTTCATCTTTGCGCCGGGCTTCTCAACAGCAGCGGCTGTTACCAGCGTGTCCGGTCGCGGCGTTGGCATGGACGTGGTGCGTACCAACATCGATCAGATCGGCGGCACCATCGACGTCAAGTCGGTGCCAGGCGAGGGGTCGTCCTTCACCATCAAGATTCCGCTGACGCTTGCCATCGTTTCCGCGCTGATCGTGGAATCGGCGGGCGAACGGTTTGCGATTCCGCAGATTGCGGTGGTCGAACTGGTGCGCGCGCGCGCCAATTCGGATCATCGGATCGAGCGCATCAAGGACACGCCGGTGCTGCGGCTCCGCAACAAGCTGTTGCCGCTTCTGCACCTGCGCAAGCTTCTCAAGATCGATGATGGTCAGGAGATCGATCCGGAAAACGGCTTCATCGTTGTGATGCAGGTCGGCAGCCAGACCTTCGGCATCGTGGTCGACGGCGTCTTCCACACCGAAGAAATCGTCGTCAAGCCGATGTCGACCAAGCTGCGCCACATCAACATGTTCTCCGGCAACACCATTCTTGGCGATGGCGCCGTCATCATGATTATCGATCCGAACGGCATCTCGCAGTCGGTCGGCAACTCGATGTCGGCACAGAGCGATATGATGGACGAGAACGCGGCCGCGCGTGTCGCCGGTTCCGAACAGCTCACCTCGCTGCTCGTCTTCCATGCCGGTAACACTCAGCCGAAGGCCGTGCCGCTGGCGCTCGTCACACGTCTCGAGGAAATCGCGGCGGAGAAGATCGAGTTCTCCAACGGCCGCCACATGGTGCAGTATCGCGACCATCTGATGCCGCTCGTCAGCATGGAAGGCGTTACGGTTCGTAACGAGGGCGTGCAGCCGATCCTGGTGTTCGTCGATGATGGCCGTTCCATGGGTCTGGTGGTCGACGAGATCGTCGACATTGTCGAGGAAAGCCTCAACATCGAAGTCGCGAGCGCACAGGAAGGTCTGCTCGGTTCCGCCGTCATCAAGGGGCAGGCGACCGAAGTGATCGATGTTGGTCACTTCCTGCCGATGGCTTTCGCCGATTGGTTCACCCGCAAGGACATGCAGCGCTCGAGCCTGACCCAGGAGATTCTCCTGGTGGACGACTCGGCCTTCTTCCGCAACATGCTGGCGCCGGTCCTGAAAGCAGCGGGCTACAGCGTCCAGACCGCGACCAATGCGAGCGAGGGCTTGAATATCCTGCGCGGCGGCAAGCAGTTCAACGTCATCCTCACCGACATTGAGATGCCGGAAATGAACGGCTTCGAATTCGCCGAGGCCGTTCGCGCCGACCAGCGCAACAACGAAACCCCGATCATCGCGCTGTCGTCGCTGGTTTCTCCAGCCGCGATCGAACGGGGCCGCCAGGTCGGTTTCCACGATTATGTCGCGAAGTTCGACCGGCCTGGTCTGATCGCGGCGTTGAAGGAACAGGCCGCTCGCGATCACCGCGCGGCATAA
- the chpT gene encoding histidine phosphotransferase ChpT, translating into MSGTSGAPDALDLAALLSSRVCHDLINPVGAIVNGLEVMDSSNKAEDKEFALDLIRKSAVSTSARLQFCRIAYGAAGSAGTQIDLGDAQKVARGHLEDNKTKLTWNLPHMLLAKNRVKLLLNMLVIAQQAIPRGGELVIDPIGEGDTMGFCIRAVGQNAREPHSIADQLNLENAASITAHAVQPYYTALLAQACGFKVGLTKEEGAVVVATS; encoded by the coding sequence ATGTCAGGTACCTCCGGCGCTCCCGATGCTCTCGATCTTGCTGCGTTGCTGTCCTCAAGGGTTTGCCACGATCTCATCAATCCGGTCGGCGCCATCGTCAACGGCCTGGAGGTCATGGATTCGAGCAACAAGGCCGAAGACAAGGAATTCGCGCTCGACCTGATCCGCAAGAGCGCAGTCAGCACCTCGGCGCGGCTGCAGTTCTGCCGTATCGCCTATGGCGCGGCGGGCTCCGCCGGAACGCAGATCGACCTCGGCGACGCGCAGAAGGTGGCGCGGGGCCATCTCGAGGACAACAAGACCAAGCTGACCTGGAATCTGCCGCACATGCTGCTGGCGAAGAACCGCGTCAAGTTGCTCCTCAACATGCTGGTCATCGCCCAGCAGGCGATCCCGCGCGGTGGCGAACTGGTGATCGATCCGATCGGCGAGGGCGACACGATGGGATTCTGCATCCGCGCGGTTGGACAGAATGCGCGCGAGCCGCACAGCATCGCCGATCAACTCAACCTCGAGAATGCGGCCTCCATCACCGCGCATGCGGTGCAGCCTTATTATACGGCGCTGCTCGCGCAGGCCTGCGGCTTCAAGGTCGGACTGACCAAGGAAGAAGGCGCGGTCGTCGTCGCGACTTCGTAA
- a CDS encoding 3'(2'),5'-bisphosphate nucleotidase CysQ family protein: MAEGVTLAGENALTLMEPLTKLAVEAGAAILAINRKTMGLGRKIDGSVVSDADKLADAIIAEGLAKLAPAIPVLSEERTHLAARPYRDSFFLIDPLDGTREFITGTDEFTVNIALVTRGEPVLGIVVAPALGTVWRGIIGIGAERLPVTENATVYGAPTPIRTRPHPGPGAPWIVSVSRSHGDPRTEAFIAERPGAIRQVLGSAIKFCRVAEGGADIYPRLSPTSEWDVAAGHAIVTAAGGLVTSGLGELLKFGEDHEDFLVHDFIAWGDPQAACRNKAQTPGQ; the protein is encoded by the coding sequence GTGGCTGAAGGGGTTACCCTCGCCGGCGAAAACGCCCTGACGTTGATGGAGCCGCTCACAAAGCTCGCCGTCGAGGCGGGCGCGGCGATCCTTGCGATCAACCGCAAAACCATGGGGCTCGGCAGAAAAATCGACGGCTCGGTGGTGAGCGACGCCGATAAGCTTGCCGATGCCATCATCGCCGAAGGGCTCGCGAAACTCGCGCCAGCTATTCCCGTGCTCTCGGAAGAACGCACCCATCTGGCGGCGCGACCCTACCGCGACAGCTTCTTCCTGATCGATCCTCTGGACGGGACGCGTGAATTCATCACCGGAACCGATGAGTTCACCGTCAACATCGCCCTCGTCACGCGCGGCGAGCCCGTGCTCGGCATTGTCGTCGCACCCGCGCTCGGCACCGTCTGGCGGGGAATCATTGGTATCGGCGCCGAACGCCTGCCTGTGACCGAGAACGCCACGGTTTATGGCGCTCCCACGCCGATCCGAACGCGTCCTCATCCCGGTCCCGGCGCGCCATGGATTGTCAGTGTCAGCCGTTCGCACGGTGATCCTCGCACAGAGGCCTTCATCGCCGAGCGTCCCGGCGCGATCCGGCAGGTTCTCGGCTCCGCAATCAAGTTCTGCCGCGTGGCCGAGGGCGGCGCTGACATCTATCCCCGGCTCTCACCCACCAGCGAATGGGACGTGGCCGCAGGCCACGCCATCGTCACCGCCGCAGGCGGCCTCGTCACCAGCGGTCTTGGCGAACTCCTGAAGTTTGGTGAGGATCACGAGGACTTCCTCGTTCATGACTTTATCGCCTGGGGTGACCCGCAGGCGGCTTGCCGCAATAAGGCTCAGACGCCGGGTCAGTAA
- a CDS encoding YHS domain-containing (seleno)protein: MTAWRQENKGRSRKGLILAGILAVFVLMGLPGVWAASTERVVTNHHTGLAIDGYDPVGYFLQSRPVTGKAGIETYQGGAIWRFSDERDREIFLSAPDIYGPQFGGYDPVDLADGRIVAGQPVIWLVSGQRLYLFSRNENRDAFAADPSRLAEAADKWPTLSKTLADY, from the coding sequence ATGACGGCATGGCGGCAGGAAAATAAAGGGCGGAGCCGAAAAGGCCTGATCCTGGCAGGTATTTTGGCCGTATTTGTACTCATGGGGCTCCCAGGGGTGTGGGCGGCCTCGACCGAGCGGGTGGTGACGAACCATCACACCGGCCTTGCGATCGATGGTTACGACCCGGTGGGCTATTTCCTCCAGTCCCGGCCTGTCACGGGTAAGGCCGGGATCGAGACGTATCAGGGCGGCGCGATCTGGCGCTTCTCCGATGAACGGGATCGGGAGATCTTTCTGTCGGCCCCGGACATCTACGGCCCGCAATTCGGAGGCTACGATCCTGTCGATCTCGCCGATGGCCGGATCGTCGCTGGTCAGCCGGTGATTTGGCTCGTCTCAGGCCAGCGCCTTTATCTGTTCAGTCGGAACGAGAATCGCGATGCCTTCGCGGCCGACCCTTCCAGGCTTGCCGAGGCGGCCGACAAATGGCCGACCCTGAGCAAGACCCTCGCCGATTACTGA
- a CDS encoding DUF1134 domain-containing protein, which yields MNFALRCAALLVAAAISFSTPASAQQGQRSDSYRSDELVVAGHRFFGNVSRGLASVIERAISRWGLPNGYVLGEEGAGAFVAGLRYGEGTLYTKNAGDLKVYWQGPSVGFDWGGDGARTMMLVYNLPATSAIYQRFAGIDGSAYVIGGFGMTALTANHIVLVPIRAGVGLRLGASVGYLKFTPRATWNPF from the coding sequence ATGAATTTCGCTCTGCGTTGTGCAGCCCTGCTTGTCGCAGCGGCGATCTCGTTCTCCACGCCCGCCTCGGCGCAACAGGGGCAGCGCTCCGATTCCTACCGGTCCGATGAACTGGTCGTCGCGGGCCATCGCTTTTTCGGCAATGTCTCGCGCGGTCTCGCCTCGGTCATTGAGCGGGCAATCAGCCGCTGGGGCCTGCCGAACGGCTACGTGCTCGGCGAAGAGGGCGCGGGCGCATTCGTCGCCGGTCTTCGGTACGGCGAGGGCACCCTCTACACCAAGAACGCCGGCGACCTGAAAGTGTACTGGCAAGGCCCCTCGGTCGGCTTCGACTGGGGCGGCGACGGCGCGCGGACGATGATGCTGGTCTACAACCTGCCTGCCACCTCCGCGATCTACCAGCGTTTCGCTGGCATCGACGGCTCGGCCTATGTGATCGGCGGTTTCGGCATGACCGCGCTCACCGCGAACCACATCGTGCTGGTCCCGATCCGGGCGGGCGTCGGCCTGCGCCTCGGCGCGAGCGTCGGCTATCTGAAATTCACCCCCCGCGCGACCTGGAACCCCTTCTGA
- a CDS encoding septal ring lytic transglycosylase RlpA family protein, which translates to MWGFAVLRKILLIFIGLLAVLPVVPVSARSCIASHYGVGDGYGGKRTASGERMKPSAMTAAHRTLPFGTRLRVCHRGCVTVRVNDRGPFVRGRCIDLSYGAARAIGLGGTGQVTIDD; encoded by the coding sequence ATGTGGGGTTTTGCCGTTTTGAGAAAAATTCTCTTAATTTTCATTGGTTTACTGGCAGTTTTACCGGTTGTGCCAGTATCGGCGCGTAGCTGCATCGCCTCGCATTACGGCGTTGGTGACGGCTATGGCGGCAAACGGACGGCTTCCGGCGAGCGCATGAAGCCGTCCGCCATGACCGCGGCGCACAGGACGTTGCCGTTCGGGACGCGGTTGCGGGTGTGTCATCGCGGCTGCGTCACGGTTCGCGTGAACGATCGCGGCCCGTTCGTGCGTGGCCGGTGCATCGATCTGTCTTACGGCGCGGCGCGCGCTATCGGCTTGGGCGGCACGGGGCAGGTGACAATCGATGATTGA
- a CDS encoding glycoside hydrolase family protein, with the protein MSRPVAKKGVVISAALMAAIIGAVIPVTTSWEGMDKVARRDAIGTGHPVTYCYGQTDEFGDVRVGQRFTKVECDEAIKKSLPHYVNGVAKCATRIFPVKIWAALVDGAYNAGIAAVCRSPMMVRMNEGDYEAGCNAFAGWYIRSDGQIRKGLIARRSGLRGDPRVSERELCLQGVKEGDFE; encoded by the coding sequence ATGAGCCGCCCCGTCGCAAAAAAGGGCGTAGTGATTTCCGCGGCACTTATGGCTGCAATTATTGGTGCAGTTATTCCAGTCACCACAAGCTGGGAAGGCATGGACAAGGTTGCCCGCCGCGATGCGATCGGGACCGGACATCCGGTGACATACTGCTACGGTCAGACGGATGAGTTTGGCGATGTGCGCGTTGGGCAACGGTTCACGAAGGTTGAGTGCGACGAGGCGATCAAGAAAAGCCTCCCTCATTACGTGAATGGCGTAGCCAAGTGCGCCACGCGCATCTTCCCGGTGAAGATCTGGGCCGCTCTCGTCGATGGCGCCTATAACGCCGGGATCGCTGCTGTGTGCCGCTCTCCGATGATGGTCCGCATGAACGAGGGTGACTATGAAGCGGGCTGCAATGCCTTCGCTGGATGGTACATCCGCTCCGATGGACAAATCCGCAAGGGCTTGATTGCGCGCCGCAGCGGCCTGCGTGGCGACCCTCGCGTATCCGAGCGTGAGCTTTGCTTGCAGGGTGTGAAGGAGGGCGACTTCGAATGA